Genomic DNA from Klebsiella variicola:
GACCAGCGCCAGCAAATTGGCGTGGTGGTGGTCGGCATTTCGCTGAGTAAAGTGGACGAACAGATCGCCAACAGCCGCTGGGACGTGCTCCTGACAATCCTGTTCAGCGCGCTGGTCTGCGCGCTGGGCACCTGGAGCCTGGTGCGCGGCCTGAAGCGCGTCCTGCTGGGGCTGGAGCCGCAGGAGATTTCCACCCAGTTTCAACAGCGTCAGGCCATGCTTCACGCCCTGAAGGAGGGCGTCGTTGCCGTCGATGCCCACGGCGAAGTCAATTTGATCAACCCGGCGGCGCAGGAGATCCTCTTTTCCGGCCCGGACAAAACCCTCGCCCACACGCCGCTACTGGCCGACCTGCAGACCGTCTTGCAGAGCGGCGAGCCGATGTACGACCGCGAACTGGGATGCAATGGCCTGTTGCTGATCGGCAATACGGTGCCCATTCGCAACCAGGAAGCGGTGGTCGGCGCCATCTGTACCTTCCGCGATAAGACCGAGGTGAGCCAGCTGCTGCAGCGGCTGGACGGCATGATGAGCTATGTGGATGCCCTGCGCACCACCTCTCATGAATTTATGAATAAACTGCACGTGATCCTCGGCCTGCTGAATATGAAAAGCTATGGCAAACTCGAGGAATACGTGCTGCAGACCGCCCACCGCTATCAGGCGGACATCGGCGACATTCAGCACCGCATTAAATCCCCGGTGGTGGCGGGCTTCCTGATAAGTAAAATTCAGCGCGCCACCGAGTGCGGCTTTACGCTGACGCTGGCGGAAGAGAGCCAGGTGCCGGATTGCCCGAATGAGAAGCAGGTCACGGTGCTGGTGACGGTGCTGGGCAATCTTATCGAGAACGCGCTGGACGCCATGAGCGGCCAGGCGGAGGGTGAGATCGGCCTGCTGCTGCACTACCAGGACGGCTGGCTAAGCGGTGAAGTGAGCGATGACGGACCGGGGATCCCGGAAAATAATATCGACGCTATCTTTAACAAAGGTTTCTCCACCAAAGGCGAGAATCGTGGCGTCGGGCTGTTTCTCGCCAACCAGCAGCTGCGCGAACTGGGCGGCACCCTCGCCGTCGAGTCGGAACCCGGCGTATTTACCCAATTTTTTGTTCATCTCCCCTGGGATAGTAAAAGGAAACGTGCGTGATAAATGTGTTGATTGTTGACGATGATGCGATGGTGGCCGAACTGAATCGCCTGTACGTGGCAAGAGTTCCCGGCTTTCGTTGCAGCGGGAGCGCTTCGACGCTCAGTCAGGCCCAGGAGATGATTAACGATAAGCAGCGGGAGATCGATCTGGTGCTGCTGGATGTCTACATGCAACAGGACAGCGGGCTGGATCTACTGCCGACCATCCGCGAGTCGGGGCGCGCTATCGATGTCATCATGATCACCTCGGCGGCAGACGCCGCCACGGTGCAGACCGCGATGCATTACGGGGTGGTTGATTACCTGATCAAACCTTTCCAGTTTCCGCGCTTTGAAGAGGCGCTCACCACCTGGCGGGAGAAG
This window encodes:
- a CDS encoding sensor histidine kinase, with the translated sequence MKASEQQPRVRQRALPLKLSTAVSLMIGSVIGAVLLLVYALWYMQISNATRDGLKETALAVARTMADMPQVKRGLEAPPQQQIIQPLAQAITRRNDLLYAIVTDMHGIRYSHPDTSIIGKRFIGRDILPTLQGKENVAINHGVLAPALRVFTPVFNDQRQQIGVVVVGISLSKVDEQIANSRWDVLLTILFSALVCALGTWSLVRGLKRVLLGLEPQEISTQFQQRQAMLHALKEGVVAVDAHGEVNLINPAAQEILFSGPDKTLAHTPLLADLQTVLQSGEPMYDRELGCNGLLLIGNTVPIRNQEAVVGAICTFRDKTEVSQLLQRLDGMMSYVDALRTTSHEFMNKLHVILGLLNMKSYGKLEEYVLQTAHRYQADIGDIQHRIKSPVVAGFLISKIQRATECGFTLTLAEESQVPDCPNEKQVTVLVTVLGNLIENALDAMSGQAEGEIGLLLHYQDGWLSGEVSDDGPGIPENNIDAIFNKGFSTKGENRGVGLFLANQQLRELGGTLAVESEPGVFTQFFVHLPWDSKRKRA
- the dcuR gene encoding two-component system response regulator DcuR gives rise to the protein MINVLIVDDDAMVAELNRLYVARVPGFRCSGSASTLSQAQEMINDKQREIDLVLLDVYMQQDSGLDLLPTIRESGRAIDVIMITSAADAATVQTAMHYGVVDYLIKPFQFPRFEEALTTWREKRKLMTGQPYYEQADVDRLLHGGAPEASDARKLPKGLTAQTLRTLCQWIDAHPDVEFSTDELAAAVNISRVSCRKYLIWLAQINILYTTIHYGATGRPVYRYRLVAEQYSLLKQYSQ